A stretch of the Arachis stenosperma cultivar V10309 chromosome 6, arast.V10309.gnm1.PFL2, whole genome shotgun sequence genome encodes the following:
- the LOC130933119 gene encoding uncharacterized protein LOC130933119 isoform X1 — protein MYAETGLFFPYLQNFSQELQQLEEYCMNQKSIDSMSDLAQSSAMIEYDLLVEGDLFKAPEPIIEEPLIDVDPMTAAAISMISCGEDVSSQGLESRDIDILQNDNQLLSEVFYECKKDLIEKAAIESPLSDILEINIPALNVDDSFTQENKPIPDVPLAKSVSSRSLSAMDWMNSVGMKPTFLEFPGIDFNEVYGMRRAFSEGDIKTLGNGNMNVAQSPHDRPSLLSNCTSEERQEKLSRYRNKKTKRNFGRKIKYACRKALADSQPRIRGRFAKTEESDIKRQ, from the exons atgtatgcAGAAACTGGTCTTTTCTTCCCTTATTTGCAGAACTTCTCTCAAGAGCTTCAACAGCTTGAGGAGTATTGCATGAACCAGAAATCCATTGATTCAATG AGTGACCTTGCTCAATCTTCAGCAATGATAGAGTATGATCTGTTAGTAGAAGGAGATTTGTTCAAAGCACCGGAACCTATCATCGAAGAACCACTGATAGATGTGGATCCGATGACTGCAGCAGCCATCTCAATGATATCTTGCGGTGAAGATGTATCCTCACAGGGTCTAGAATCTCGGGACATCGACATTCTTCAGAATGATAATCAGCTCTTGAGTGAGGTGTTCTACGAGTGCAAAAAGGATCTCATAGAGAAGGCAGCGATAGAGTCACCACTGTCTGATATATTGGAAATCAATATTCCTGCTCTGAATGTAGATGACAGTTTCACTCAGGAAAATAAACCAATTCCTGATGTGCCATTGGCCAAGAGTGTCAGTTCTAGAAGCTTGAGTGCAATGGATTGGATGAATTCTGTTGGCATGAAGCCTACTTTTCTAGAATTCCCTGGAATTGATTTCAATGAGGTTTATGGCATGCGACGAGCATTTAGTGAGGGAGATATAAAG ACACTTGGTAATGGAAACATGAATGTTGCTCAATCTCCCCATGATAGGCCTTCTCTTCTTAGCAACTGCACCAGCGAGGAACGGCAAGAAAAACTCTCAAGATATAGAAACAAGAAGACAAAGAGAAATTTTGGAAGGAAGATTAAG TATGCTTGCAGGAAGGCACTCGCCGACAGCCAGCCAAGAATCCGCGGAAGGTTTGCAAAGACAGAAGAATCCGACATAAAGAGGCAATGA
- the LOC130933119 gene encoding putative zinc finger protein CONSTANS-LIKE 11 isoform X2, with translation MIEYDLLVEGDLFKAPEPIIEEPLIDVDPMTAAAISMISCGEDVSSQGLESRDIDILQNDNQLLSEVFYECKKDLIEKAAIESPLSDILEINIPALNVDDSFTQENKPIPDVPLAKSVSSRSLSAMDWMNSVGMKPTFLEFPGIDFNEVYGMRRAFSEGDIKTLGNGNMNVAQSPHDRPSLLSNCTSEERQEKLSRYRNKKTKRNFGRKIKYACRKALADSQPRIRGRFAKTEESDIKRQ, from the exons ATGATAGAGTATGATCTGTTAGTAGAAGGAGATTTGTTCAAAGCACCGGAACCTATCATCGAAGAACCACTGATAGATGTGGATCCGATGACTGCAGCAGCCATCTCAATGATATCTTGCGGTGAAGATGTATCCTCACAGGGTCTAGAATCTCGGGACATCGACATTCTTCAGAATGATAATCAGCTCTTGAGTGAGGTGTTCTACGAGTGCAAAAAGGATCTCATAGAGAAGGCAGCGATAGAGTCACCACTGTCTGATATATTGGAAATCAATATTCCTGCTCTGAATGTAGATGACAGTTTCACTCAGGAAAATAAACCAATTCCTGATGTGCCATTGGCCAAGAGTGTCAGTTCTAGAAGCTTGAGTGCAATGGATTGGATGAATTCTGTTGGCATGAAGCCTACTTTTCTAGAATTCCCTGGAATTGATTTCAATGAGGTTTATGGCATGCGACGAGCATTTAGTGAGGGAGATATAAAG ACACTTGGTAATGGAAACATGAATGTTGCTCAATCTCCCCATGATAGGCCTTCTCTTCTTAGCAACTGCACCAGCGAGGAACGGCAAGAAAAACTCTCAAGATATAGAAACAAGAAGACAAAGAGAAATTTTGGAAGGAAGATTAAG TATGCTTGCAGGAAGGCACTCGCCGACAGCCAGCCAAGAATCCGCGGAAGGTTTGCAAAGACAGAAGAATCCGACATAAAGAGGCAATGA
- the LOC130936104 gene encoding sister chromatid cohesion 1 protein 3, producing the protein MFYSHTFLGRKGPLATVWIAAHLQHRLKKSHYTSTNIPSTIEHIMDPGAPVALRLSGHLLLGIVRIYSKKVDYLVHDCSVVLTSLNKAFASIQLNLPEDARRAPVQSITLPETFDLDAVNLDDEPDHNGIEDKHRKNQEDITIPDQMVMEQFIVVSFDEDIRMDSSNTEVLPDSGVGQMEEDIILQSPLKNVGFQDGGPSIQRESPTTPHSAGDRPHNVQDPEVTRDVGPGDTTSPQAAQPTPEILRDANDARNVENPLVYPNPEDKDTVPSGDLDETMKEKDHIPEMMDVDPEGIPAPSEQHLGPQTPVTSHGDASDAQVFVGHSSPLVLRESPPIQQHPKRGRKRKQFFDDPIVLTNRFMRGALNNPQDILKKRREAPSSALGTWKLNNIQRKEQMFDQPLLTGICKDHIDISKREYICSKPHLVISEEDHEDVGIARTSSPTNQILEEPRPVTPVAVSIASPVLDTEIEHIRLNVAASPPRMVPSHDVGVELNIEGEGEGSGNVGRDDMSSISAQNLRSVSVSPERTNIATGSMDTPDLATSPAVPGSMMETPTTYVGESSRNLGLSDIHQLINSAATEELSFLEMDNNSPASLQSTSEGLNMSTRTRAVAEFFKSRIAPILEDPTEDLSLNKILEGKTRRISACMFYSILVLKSYGHIDVHQEQPYGDISLNLTPSLNRQF; encoded by the exons ATGTTTTACTCTCATACATTTTTGGGGCGAAAAGGCCCGCTGGCAACAGTGTGGATTGCTGCTCATCTCCAACACAGGCTAAAGAAGTCACATTATACGTCAACCAATATTCCATCCACCATTG AACACATCATGGATCCAGGGGCTCCTGTTGCACTAAGATTGTCGGGCCACCTTCTCTTGGGAATTGTTCGGATATATTCAAAGAAAGTTGACTACCTTGTCCATGACTGCAGTGTTGTTTTGACTAGTTTGAACAAAGCATTTGCTTCTATACAACTTAATTTGCCAGAGGATGCAAGGCGGGCACCAGTTCAATCTATCACCCTACCTGAGACATTTGATCTCGATGCCGTGAACTTGGATGATGAACCAGATCATAACGG GATTGAGGATAAGCACCGGAAGAATCAAGAAGATATCACAATACCAG ATCAAATGGTAATGGAGCAGTTTATAGTTGTATCTTTTGATGAG GATATAAGAATGGATTCCTCTAACACAGAAGTGCTTCCAGATTCAGGGGTTGGACAAATGGAGGAGGA CATTATCCTCCAGTCTCCATTGAAAAATGTTGGTTTCCAAGATGGTGGTCCAAGTATCCAGAGAGAATCACCTACTACCCCACATAGTGCTGGTGACCGCCCTCATAATGTTCAGGATCCTGAGGTTACCCGTGATGTGGGTCCTGGTGATACCACTTCTCCACAAGCAGCCCAACCTACGCCGGAGATTCTTCGTGATGCCAACGATGCACGTAATGTAGAAAACCCTCTAGTATATCCAAATCCCGAGGATAAAGATACTGTACCAAGTGGAGATCTTGATGAAACTATGAAGGAAAAGGATCATATTCCTGAAATGATGGATGTGGACCCTGAAGGGATTCCTGCACCATCTGAGCAACATCTTGGACCACAAACTCCGGTTACTTCTCATGGGGATGCTTCAGATGCCCAAGTTTTTGTAG GACATAGTTCCCCTCTGGTGCTTCGTGAAAGTCCACCAATTCAGCAGCATCCAAAGAGAGGAAGGAAGAGAAAACAGTTCTTTGATGATCCCATAGTCTTGACTAATAG ATTCATGAGGGGAGCACTTAATAATCCCCAAGATATACTTAAAAAAAGAAGGGAAGCGCCTTCCTCTGCCTTGGGTACATGGAAACTGAACAATATCCAAAGAAAGGAACAAATGTTTGATCAGCCATTATTAACTG GAATTTGTAAGGATCATATAGACATATCCAAAAGGGAATATATATGTTCAAAACCCCATTTGGTCATCTCTGAGGAAGATCATGAGGATGTTGGTATTGCCAGGACTTCATCCCCAACGAATCAAATCCTGGAGGAGCCTAGACCTGTTACACCTGTTGCTGTATCCATTGCTTCACCTGTACTGGATACGGAAATTGAACATATACGCCTTAATGTTGCTGCCTCTCCACCTCGTATGGTCCCTTCTCACGATGTGGGTGTTGAACTCAATATTGAAGGTGAAGGTGAAGGTTCGGGCAATGTTGGAAGAGATGACATGAGTTCTATTTCTGCTCAGAACTTAAGGTCCGTGTCAGTTTCCCCAGAGAGAACAAATATTGCAACTGGGTCAATGGATACACCAGATTTAGCAACATCACCTGCAGTTCCTGGATCAATGATGGAAACACCCACGACATATGTTGGTGAATCATCTCGAAACCTTGGTCTTTCAGATATTCATCAGTTGATCAATTCTGCGGCAACAGAA GAACTCTCTTTTCTGGAAATGGACAACAACTCACCAGCCA GTTTGCAAAGTACAAGTGAAGGTCTCAATATGTCTACGAGGACTAG GGCTGTAGCTGAATTTTTCAAAAGTCGAATTGCCCCAATTTTGGAGGACCCTACTGAAGATCTCAGCTTGAATAAGATCTTGGAAGGGAAAACTAGAAGGATCTCTGCTTGTATGTTCTATAGCATATTG GTTTTGAAGAGTTATGGACATATTGATGTACATCAAGAACAGCCTTATGGTGATATCAGCTTGAATTTGACCCCTTCCTTGAATCGTCAATTTTGA